A portion of the Glycine max cultivar Williams 82 chromosome 10, Glycine_max_v4.0, whole genome shotgun sequence genome contains these proteins:
- the LOC121172983 gene encoding uncharacterized protein, with product MGLTLSLTLHPIRSYSISVVKWRPWRRHGGFRWRICEKTPPNSGGVAGLGWRRHGGRHSHGGRGGYGGVAENGGICLVFVRGRSWANPTQPYPVMHSIKCCPTPHLTSPLRPSLTSASFPHPAAPSRRRDRRHPHSPRTQPPPLATPLHEDEGQLRASPGNAASRDRDASSFCLVKKTKKTKTQTRSLFSDFKWLNHHPMLLLQVQRGKIRQTQAGNIAIH from the exons ATGGGCTTGACACTATCCCTCACTTTGCACCCTATTCGGTCATATTCCATCAGTGTTGTTAAATGGCGGCCATGGCGGCGCCATGGCGGATTTAGGTGGCGGATTTGCGAAAAAACGCCACCGAATAGCGGTGGCGTGGCGGGTTTGGGATGGCGGCGCCATGGCGGCCGCCATAGCCATGGCGGTCGTGGCGGTTATGGCGGGGTGGCGGAAAATGGCGGGATTTGCTTGGTTTTTGTCCGCGGTAGGAGTTGGGCCAACCCGACCCAACCCTACCCGGTTATGCATTCAATTAAATGTTGTCCCACGCCGCACCTCACCTCACCTCTGCGTCCTTCCCTCACCTCTGCGTCCTTCCCTCACCCCGCCGCACCCAGCCGCCGCCGCGACAGGCGACACCCGCACAGTCCGCGCACCCAACCGCCGCCGCTCGCGACACCCTTACACGAAGACGAAGGCCAACTTCGCGCAAGCCCCGGCAACGCAGCCTCCCGCGACCGCGACGCCTCTTCTTTCTGTCTCgtgaagaagacgaagaagacgAAGACGCAGACGCGG tccctttttagtgattttaaaTGGCTGAACCATCATCCGATGCTGCTACTGCAAGTGCAACGAGGAAAAATAAGGCAGACCCAGGCTGGAAATATTGCCATTCACTAG